A stretch of Procambarus clarkii isolate CNS0578487 chromosome 80, FALCON_Pclarkii_2.0, whole genome shotgun sequence DNA encodes these proteins:
- the LOC123746220 gene encoding uncharacterized protein DKFZp434B061-like yields MLPVTATPGKLPVTATPGKFQVTATPGKLQVTATPGKLQVTATPGKLPVTATPGKLPVTATPGKLQVTATPGKLQVMATPGKFQVTATHGKLQVMATPGKFQVTATPGKLQVTATPGKLPVTATPGKLPVTATPGKLPVTATPGKLPVTATPGKLPVTATPGKLQVTATPGKLQVMATPGKFQVTATPGKLQVMATPGKFQVTATPGKLPVTATPGKLQVMATPGKLQVMATPGKLQVMATPGKLPVTATPGKLPVTATPGKLPVTATPGKLPVTATSGKLQVMATPGKLPVTATPGKLPVTATPGKLPVTATSGKLQVMATPGKFQVTATPGKLQVMATPGKFQVTATPGKLPVTATPGKLQVMATPGKLQVMATPGKLQVMATPGKLPVTATPGKLPVTATPGKLPVTATPGKLPVTATSGKLQVMATPGKLPVTATPGKLPVTATPGKLPVTATSGKLQVMATPGKLPVTATSGKIVGNLDWE; encoded by the coding sequence ATGTTGCCAGTGACGGCAACTCCCGGCAAGTTGCCAGTGACGGCAACTCCCGGCAAGTTTCAAGTGACGGCAACTCCCGGCAAGTTGCAAGTGACGGCAACTCCCGGCAAGTTGCAAGTGACGGCAACTCCCGGCAAGTTGCCAGTGACGGCAACTCCCGGCAAGTTGCCAGTGACGGCAACTCCCGGCAAGTTGCAAGTGACGGCAACTCCCGGCAAGTTGCAAGTGATGGCAACTCCCGGCAAGTTTCAAGTGACGGCAACTCACGGCAAGTTGCAAGTGATGGCAACTCCCGGCAAGTTTCAAGTGACGGCAACTCCCGGCAAGTTGCAAGTGACGGCAACTCCCGGCAAGTTGCCAGTGACGGCAACTCCCGGCAAGTTGCCAGTGACGGCAACTCCCGGCAAGTTGCCAGTGACGGCAACTCCCGGCAAGTTGCCAGTGACGGCAACTCCCGGCAAGTTGCCAGTGACGGCAACTCCCGGCAAGTTGCAAGTGACGGCAACTCCCGGCAAGTTGCAAGTGATGGCAACTCCCGGCAAGTTTCAAGTGACGGCAACTCCCGGCAAGTTGCAAGTGATGGCAACTCCCGGCAAGTTTCAAGTGACGGCAACTCCCGGCAAGTTGCCAGTGACGGCAACTCCCGGCAAGTTGCAAGTGATGGCAACTCCCGGCAAGTTGCAAGTGATGGCAACTCCCGGCAAGTTGCAAGTGATGGCAACTCCCGGCAAGTTGCCAGTGACGGCAACTCCCGGCAAGTTGCCAGTGACGGCAACTCCCGGCAAGTTGCCAGTGACGGCAACTCCCGGCAAGTTGCCAGTGACGGCAACTTCTGGCAAGTTGCAAGTGATGGCAACTCCCGGCAAGTTGCCAGTGACGGCAACTCCCGGCAAGTTGCCAGTGACGGCAACTCCCGGCAAGTTGCCAGTGACGGCAACTTCCGGCAAGTTGCAAGTGATGGCAACTCCCGGCAAGTTTCAAGTGACGGCAACTCCCGGCAAGTTGCAAGTGATGGCAACTCCCGGCAAGTTTCAAGTGACGGCAACTCCCGGCAAGTTGCCAGTGACGGCAACTCCCGGCAAGTTGCAAGTGATGGCAACTCCCGGCAAGTTGCAAGTGATGGCAACTCCCGGCAAGTTGCAAGTGATGGCAACTCCCGGCAAGTTGCCAGTGACGGCAACTCCCGGCAAGTTGCCAGTGACGGCAACTCCCGGCAAGTTGCCAGTGACGGCAACTCCCGGCAAGTTGCCAGTGACGGCAACTTCCGGCAAGTTGCAAGTGATGGCAACTCCCGGCAAGTTGCCAGTGACGGCAACTCCCGGCAAGTTGCCAGTGACGGCAACTCCCGGCAAGTTGCCAGTGACGGCAACTTCCGGCAAGTTGCAAGTGATGGCAACTCCCGGCAAGTTGCCAGTGACGGCAACTTCCGGCAAGATTGTGGGCAATCTTGACTGGGAATAA